From one Melioribacteraceae bacterium genomic stretch:
- a CDS encoding 2-oxoacid:acceptor oxidoreductase family protein yields the protein MTEEIIISGFGGQGVLSMGQILCYSGVVENKEVSWMPSYGPEMRGGTANCIAIISDQKISSPILTKFDTVIALNQPSIDKFEKAVKPGGLMIYESSTALHPPTRSDIDIIPIEAANEATKLENPKVMNMIILGAFLKKKPILDFDNVLAGLKKVLPERYHHLLPLNEKALRRGMEIVEEVTA from the coding sequence ATGACTGAAGAAATAATTATATCCGGATTTGGAGGACAGGGTGTTCTATCAATGGGACAAATTCTCTGCTACTCCGGCGTTGTTGAAAATAAAGAAGTTAGTTGGATGCCTTCATATGGTCCGGAAATGCGTGGTGGAACGGCAAATTGTATTGCAATTATTAGTGATCAAAAAATCAGTTCACCCATTCTTACAAAATTTGATACGGTAATTGCACTTAATCAACCATCAATTGACAAATTCGAAAAAGCTGTTAAGCCTGGTGGATTAATGATATATGAAAGTAGTACAGCTCTACATCCGCCGACAAGATCAGATATTGATATTATACCGATAGAAGCTGCAAATGAAGCAACAAAACTGGAAAATCCAAAAGTTATGAATATGATAATCCTTGGTGCATTCCTTAAAAAGAAACCAATACTGGACTTTGATAATGTACTTGCGGGATTAAAGAAAGTACTTCCTGAAAGATATCATCATTTACTTCCTCTTAATGAAAAAGCTCTTAGAAGAGGTATGGAGATTGTAGAAGAAGTAACAGCGTAA
- a CDS encoding LON peptidase substrate-binding domain-containing protein produces MNSTIPIFPLNLVMYPGAVYPLHIFEERYKKLIHWCKSNDTGFGIVSKIDTTISTIGCYVEVIEVINIFENGSMDILIRGRERFQTVSTNLHEHGYITANVVPYLDDVQYIQPTALEGETVSKFKGILERTEIQFDNKYWTNFDRSTFKSFKIAEKSGMNLKQQQSLLSLRSESDRLKFLFEHFRKLEEYLDRTEVLKDIISGDGYIN; encoded by the coding sequence ATGAATTCCACTATACCTATATTTCCGTTAAACTTAGTAATGTATCCGGGAGCAGTATATCCACTTCATATTTTTGAAGAACGTTATAAAAAATTAATTCACTGGTGTAAAAGTAATGATACCGGATTCGGGATAGTTTCGAAAATTGACACTACGATCTCAACAATCGGTTGTTACGTAGAAGTGATAGAAGTAATTAATATATTTGAAAACGGAAGTATGGATATTCTTATTAGAGGTAGAGAAAGATTCCAGACAGTTTCAACTAACTTGCATGAACATGGTTACATTACTGCAAATGTTGTCCCCTATTTGGATGACGTACAATACATACAGCCTACAGCTTTAGAAGGTGAAACTGTATCTAAATTCAAGGGAATATTAGAAAGGACAGAGATTCAGTTCGATAATAAATATTGGACTAACTTTGATCGCTCAACATTCAAGTCATTCAAGATTGCTGAAAAATCCGGCATGAATTTAAAACAACAACAGAGTCTCTTATCTCTTCGTAGTGAATCGGATAGATTGAAATTTTTATTTGAACACTTTAGAAAACTTGAAGAATATTTAGACCGAACAGAGGTATTAAAGGATATAATTTCAGGTGATGGTTATATAAACTAA
- the atpD gene encoding F0F1 ATP synthase subunit beta, protein MEDNVGIVVQVIGPVVDIDFEEGKLPKIYNSIRIPREDVEGNKEELIVEVQQHLGENRVRTVAMDSTDGLVRGMKGYDTGSPISVPVGPQTLGRLINVLGKGIDKLGEIKTEKSYPIHRHAPAFKNLSTEQEIFETGIKVIDLIEPYSKGGKTGLFGGAGVGKTVIIQELIHNIAKEHGGYSVFAGVGERTREGNDLWLEMKESGVLDKTALVFGQMNEPPGARLRVGLTGLTIAEYFRDEEGRDVLLFIDNIFRFTQAGSEVSALLGRMPSAVGYQPNLATEMGELQERITSTDKGSITSIQAIYVPADDLTDPAPATTFSHLDATTVLSRQISELGIYPAVDPLDSTSRILEPGIIGKEHYQVATIVKEILQQYKDLQDIINILGMDELSEEDKVVVRRARRIQRFLSQPFHVAEQFTGFPGKYVKLEDTIRSFKEIVDGKHDDLPEQAFMYCGTIEEAVEKAKKMK, encoded by the coding sequence ATGGAAGATAATGTTGGAATTGTTGTCCAGGTGATTGGGCCGGTAGTTGACATTGACTTTGAAGAAGGTAAACTCCCAAAAATTTATAACTCTATCAGAATCCCACGAGAAGATGTTGAAGGTAATAAAGAGGAATTAATTGTTGAAGTTCAGCAACACCTTGGTGAAAATAGAGTAAGAACAGTTGCGATGGATTCTACCGATGGTCTTGTCCGTGGCATGAAAGGTTATGATACCGGTTCACCGATCTCAGTTCCAGTTGGTCCTCAAACTCTTGGCCGTTTAATTAATGTTCTTGGTAAAGGAATTGACAAATTAGGTGAGATCAAAACAGAAAAATCTTATCCAATTCATAGACATGCCCCGGCTTTCAAAAATCTTTCAACTGAACAAGAAATTTTTGAAACAGGTATTAAAGTTATTGATTTGATCGAGCCATATTCTAAAGGTGGTAAAACCGGTTTGTTCGGTGGTGCCGGTGTTGGTAAAACAGTTATCATTCAAGAACTTATTCATAATATTGCAAAAGAACATGGCGGATATTCCGTTTTTGCAGGTGTTGGTGAAAGAACACGTGAAGGAAATGATCTCTGGCTTGAAATGAAAGAGTCCGGAGTTCTTGATAAAACAGCGTTAGTATTCGGTCAGATGAATGAACCTCCCGGTGCTCGTCTTCGTGTAGGTTTGACCGGATTAACAATTGCAGAATACTTCCGTGATGAAGAGGGAAGAGACGTACTACTATTTATTGATAATATTTTCCGTTTTACTCAAGCGGGTTCTGAAGTATCCGCGTTGCTTGGCCGTATGCCTTCCGCGGTTGGTTATCAACCCAACCTTGCAACAGAAATGGGTGAACTCCAAGAAAGAATTACATCGACTGATAAAGGTTCTATTACTTCTATTCAGGCAATCTATGTTCCTGCCGATGACTTGACAGATCCGGCTCCGGCAACTACGTTCTCTCACTTGGATGCAACTACAGTTCTTAGTCGTCAAATATCCGAACTCGGTATTTATCCGGCTGTTGATCCGCTTGATTCTACATCAAGAATTCTTGAACCCGGAATTATCGGTAAAGAACATTATCAAGTTGCAACAATAGTGAAAGAAATTCTTCAGCAATATAAAGATCTGCAAGATATTATTAACATTCTTGGTATGGATGAATTATCAGAAGAAGATAAAGTTGTTGTTCGCAGAGCGAGAAGAATTCAAAGATTTTTGAGTCAACCTTTCCACGTTGCAGAACAGTTTACAGGTTTCCCCGGTAAATATGTTAAGCTTGAGGATACCATAAGAAGTTTCAAAGAGATTGTTGATGGCAAGCATGATGATTTACCAGAACAGGCTTTTATGTACTGCGGTACAATTGAAGAAGCTGTTGAAAAAGCTAAGAAGATGAAATAG
- a CDS encoding Rrf2 family transcriptional regulator: MLKIAKSVEYSILALRFIANNQSLECISTKEISIRENIPYDLLAKLMQKMVRNKIIISKQGKLGGYALNISPENLSINDVILALDEKVQLTDCMVLNPTEHDCGRVTNCCLRSPLSKMQEKIIDLFKQTTLKEILN; encoded by the coding sequence ATGTTAAAAATTGCAAAATCAGTTGAATATTCGATATTAGCTTTGAGATTTATTGCTAACAATCAATCTTTAGAATGTATTAGTACGAAGGAAATATCAATACGTGAGAATATTCCTTATGATTTATTAGCGAAGTTGATGCAAAAAATGGTAAGAAATAAAATAATAATTTCTAAGCAAGGTAAGTTAGGCGGTTATGCATTAAACATTTCACCGGAAAATCTTTCAATAAATGATGTTATTTTAGCACTGGATGAAAAAGTTCAGTTAACTGATTGCATGGTTTTGAATCCAACAGAACATGATTGCGGAAGAGTAACAAATTGCTGTTTGAGAAGTCCGCTAAGTAAAATGCAAGAAAAAATAATTGATCTTTTTAAGCAGACAACACTAAAAGAAATTCTAAACTAA
- a CDS encoding F0F1 ATP synthase subunit epsilon, which produces MKELNLEVITPSKKAYSGKIQSITLPGTLGSFQVLFNHAPILSSLEIGEIKIVDSSSNVSHYAVGGGTVEVLDNNVLVLAESFEDPADIDDKRAEAARERAKERLKSHSHEVDDLRAEVALKRAINRLNVKKKYF; this is translated from the coding sequence ATGAAAGAACTTAATTTAGAAGTTATAACACCATCAAAAAAAGCTTATTCCGGTAAAATACAAAGTATTACATTACCCGGAACACTGGGTTCTTTCCAAGTTTTATTCAATCACGCACCTATTTTGAGTTCTTTGGAAATCGGTGAAATAAAAATTGTTGACTCATCTTCGAACGTTTCGCATTATGCTGTTGGTGGTGGAACCGTAGAAGTTTTGGATAACAATGTTTTAGTTCTAGCCGAAAGTTTTGAAGATCCTGCCGATATTGATGATAAAAGAGCTGAAGCTGCCAGAGAAAGAGCTAAAGAACGACTAAAATCTCATAGCCATGAAGTTGATGATTTAAGAGCTGAAGTGGCTTTGAAACGAGCAATTAATAGATTGAATGTGAAGAAGAAATATTTTTAA
- the erpA gene encoding iron-sulfur cluster insertion protein ErpA — MSEKTLMQEITITEKAAKQIQKVMEENNIDSEFGLRVGVKGGGCSGLTYQLGFDGIKKDGDTIIEQHGIKLFVDGKSLFYLTGTTLDFSDGLNGKGFVFNNPNAAKTCGCGESFGV, encoded by the coding sequence ATGAGTGAAAAAACATTAATGCAAGAAATAACAATTACAGAAAAAGCCGCAAAACAAATACAAAAAGTTATGGAAGAAAATAATATTGATTCAGAATTTGGACTGCGTGTTGGAGTCAAAGGCGGTGGATGTTCAGGTTTAACCTATCAACTCGGTTTTGACGGAATTAAAAAAGATGGCGATACAATAATTGAACAGCACGGCATTAAACTTTTTGTTGACGGTAAAAGTTTATTTTACCTGACCGGCACAACGTTAGACTTTAGCGATGGTTTAAATGGAAAGGGTTTTGTTTTTAATAATCCCAATGCGGCAAAGACTTGTGGTTGCGGAGAATCATTCGGCGTTTAG
- the vorB gene encoding 3-methyl-2-oxobutanoate dehydrogenase subunit VorB has protein sequence MKKELRLMKGNEAMAEAAIRAGADAYFGYPITPQSEVLEYLAAEAERRTGMVILQAESEIAAINMIYGAAGTGKKVMTSSSSPGVSLMQEGISYIACAELPCLLVNVVRGGPGLGTIQPSQGDYFQSVKGGGHGDYKMIVLAPSTVQEMVDFVKLGFDLAFKWRNPVMMLTDGALGQMMEKVELFEQVQRSDAADIEKWATIGKKKNRERNVITSLHIQPDKMEEINLHLQAKYKKIEEEEIRFEEFMMEDAEYIITAYGLVARICQKAATLAREKGIKVGVFRPQTVSPFPYKQIASYTDRVKGILDVEMSAGQMVEDVRLAVNGKVPVEFHGRMGGIVPSPEEILEKIEEKFVGVPA, from the coding sequence ATGAAAAAAGAACTTAGATTAATGAAGGGTAACGAAGCAATGGCAGAAGCTGCAATTCGTGCAGGTGCCGATGCTTATTTTGGCTATCCGATAACACCGCAATCAGAAGTATTAGAGTATCTCGCTGCAGAAGCAGAAAGAAGAACCGGAATGGTAATTTTACAAGCAGAAAGTGAAATTGCTGCAATCAATATGATATACGGTGCAGCCGGAACCGGTAAAAAAGTTATGACATCTTCCTCCTCTCCGGGTGTTAGTTTAATGCAAGAAGGTATTTCTTATATCGCATGTGCAGAACTTCCTTGTTTATTAGTTAATGTTGTAAGAGGCGGTCCGGGTCTTGGAACTATTCAACCTTCACAAGGTGATTATTTCCAATCAGTAAAAGGTGGCGGACACGGTGATTATAAAATGATAGTTCTTGCACCTTCAACTGTTCAAGAAATGGTAGATTTTGTAAAACTCGGTTTTGATTTAGCATTTAAGTGGAGAAATCCTGTTATGATGCTTACTGATGGTGCACTTGGTCAGATGATGGAAAAGGTCGAACTTTTTGAACAAGTTCAACGAAGCGATGCTGCGGATATAGAAAAATGGGCGACAATCGGCAAGAAGAAAAATCGTGAAAGAAATGTAATTACTTCACTTCACATCCAACCGGATAAGATGGAAGAAATAAACCTTCATCTTCAAGCTAAATATAAAAAAATCGAAGAGGAAGAAATTCGTTTTGAAGAATTTATGATGGAAGATGCAGAATATATAATTACCGCATATGGTTTAGTCGCGAGAATTTGTCAGAAAGCTGCTACGTTGGCTCGTGAAAAAGGGATTAAGGTTGGAGTATTTAGACCTCAGACTGTATCTCCATTCCCATATAAGCAGATTGCAAGTTATACAGATAGAGTGAAAGGAATCCTTGATGTTGAGATGAGTGCCGGTCAAATGGTAGAAGATGTTCGACTAGCTGTTAACGGTAAAGTGCCTGTTGAATTTCATGGAAGAATGGGTGGAATTGTTCCTTCACCGGAAGAAATATTAGAGAAAATTGAAGAAAAATTTGTAGGAGTTCCGGCATGA
- a CDS encoding ferredoxin family protein: MAKVKGDILIDIEKCKGCELCVAACPQESLEASRKINSKGYHYIVKIEDNCTGCTNCALVCPEGVIKVYRKVEKKKEHLATISNVSKDINITVSE; this comes from the coding sequence ATGGCAAAAGTAAAAGGGGATATTTTAATTGACATCGAGAAATGTAAAGGGTGTGAATTATGTGTTGCAGCCTGTCCTCAAGAATCGTTAGAAGCATCACGCAAAATAAACAGTAAAGGTTATCATTACATTGTTAAAATTGAGGATAATTGTACAGGGTGTACAAACTGTGCGCTTGTTTGTCCCGAAGGTGTTATTAAAGTTTATCGCAAGGTTGAAAAGAAGAAAGAACACCTTGCAACAATTTCAAATGTGTCCAAAGATATTAATATTACGGTGAGCGAATGA
- a CDS encoding superoxide dismutase, with protein sequence MAKFELPALPYAFDALEPHVDARTMEIHHGKHHAGYVNNLNKAVEGTEAEGKSLEELMQNMSKYSTAVRNNGGGHYNHSLFWSVMGPNKGGNPSGELSDAINKQFGSFDKFKEEFSNAAATRFGSGWAWLIVKADGSLAVTSTPNQDNPVMDLTEVKGTPVLGIDVWEHAYYLNYQNRRPDYIAAFWNVINWDEVAKRYSEAK encoded by the coding sequence ATGGCTAAATTCGAATTACCAGCATTACCATATGCTTTTGATGCTTTAGAACCGCATGTTGATGCGAGAACAATGGAAATTCATCATGGTAAACACCATGCCGGTTATGTTAACAATTTAAATAAAGCAGTTGAAGGAACCGAAGCTGAAGGAAAATCTCTTGAAGAATTGATGCAAAATATGTCAAAATACTCAACTGCCGTAAGAAATAACGGCGGTGGTCATTATAATCATTCATTGTTTTGGTCAGTAATGGGGCCGAATAAAGGTGGAAATCCTTCCGGTGAATTATCAGATGCCATAAATAAACAATTTGGTTCCTTTGATAAGTTCAAAGAAGAATTCTCAAATGCCGCAGCAACAAGATTCGGTTCAGGCTGGGCTTGGTTGATTGTTAAAGCTGATGGTTCTCTGGCTGTAACTTCAACTCCAAATCAAGATAATCCTGTTATGGATCTCACCGAAGTAAAAGGTACACCGGTACTGGGCATTGATGTTTGGGAACATGCATACTATCTAAATTATCAAAACAGAAGACCTGATTATATTGCTGCTTTCTGGAATGTAATTAATTGGGATGAAGTAGCTAAAAGATATTCTGAAGCAAAATAA
- a CDS encoding thiamine pyrophosphate-dependent enzyme, whose product MNEKRMIEEEKHFEEVIAEESVCINDNLVYEKPATLLDTPMHYCPGCGHGVAHRLIAEVIDELGIQEETIGVAPVGCSVFAYNYLDIDMSEAAHGRASAVATGIKRVLPDKYVFSYQGDGDLAAIGTGETLHTCNRGENILIIFINNGIYGMTGGQMAPTTLPGMKSTTTPYGRDTKLMGNPLKITELIAQLPGVYYCTRTAVNNPKNVRKAKKAIMNGFQYQKREKGLSFVEIVSNCPSNWKMTPLESNKWMEDNMFSFYQLGDLKVPEKEDE is encoded by the coding sequence ATGAATGAGAAAAGAATGATTGAAGAAGAAAAACATTTTGAAGAAGTAATTGCCGAAGAAAGTGTCTGTATAAATGACAACCTTGTTTATGAAAAACCGGCTACACTTCTTGACACACCAATGCACTACTGTCCGGGATGTGGACACGGTGTTGCACACCGCTTAATTGCAGAGGTAATTGATGAACTCGGAATTCAAGAGGAAACAATTGGAGTTGCACCTGTCGGTTGTTCGGTTTTTGCTTATAATTATCTTGATATTGATATGTCCGAAGCTGCTCACGGCAGAGCCTCTGCTGTTGCAACCGGCATTAAAAGAGTACTTCCCGATAAATATGTTTTTTCGTATCAAGGCGATGGTGATCTAGCTGCAATTGGTACGGGCGAAACACTTCATACTTGTAATCGTGGAGAAAACATACTAATCATATTTATCAATAACGGTATTTATGGTATGACGGGTGGACAAATGGCACCCACAACATTGCCAGGCATGAAATCTACCACAACACCTTACGGACGTGATACAAAATTAATGGGAAATCCATTGAAGATTACAGAACTTATTGCACAACTTCCCGGGGTTTACTATTGTACTCGGACAGCGGTCAACAATCCTAAAAATGTTCGAAAAGCAAAAAAAGCTATAATGAACGGTTTCCAATATCAGAAAAGAGAAAAAGGACTTTCCTTTGTTGAAATAGTTTCGAACTGTCCTTCAAATTGGAAAATGACACCACTTGAATCCAATAAATGGATGGAAGATAATATGTTCTCATTCTATCAACTTGGTGATTTGAAAGTACCGGAAAAGGAGGATGAATAA